The following are encoded together in the Pseudodesulfovibrio indicus genome:
- a CDS encoding tyrosine-type recombinase/integrase has translation MGVSDPCLDEIKEKGHQLALMSLFFSGGAEGTRTLGLRKRQRKTCRYHGIRHLAAMELFHAGHPVSLIQRILRHKNPNTTARYLHELGLDNALEQIDGTF, from the coding sequence ATGGGTGTGTCCGATCCGTGTTTGGACGAGATAAAAGAAAAAGGACACCAACTTGCGTTGATGTCCTTGTTCTTTAGTGGCGGAGCCGAAGGGACTCGAACCCTCGGCCTCCGGAAAAGGCAGAGAAAAACCTGCCGCTACCACGGCATCCGCCACCTCGCGGCCATGGAACTGTTTCACGCGGGGCACCCGGTCTCGCTGATACAGCGAATCCTGCGCCACAAGAACCCGAACACGACGGCCCGCTATCTGCACGAGCTTGGGCTCGACAACGCGCTCGAACAGATCGATGGGACCTTCTAG
- a CDS encoding tetratricopeptide repeat protein: MSWKDILTQAVKDVIEINRKVWEEEIKPSLQFQSAMKAMIEQDYVSAFNLHIQVVKNNPIAMYHVGCMLFTGRGVAKDYMLGFETIKAASACIPQALISIAQIYSIGYPGIPPNKKSALKWFTISTVVDQEFSALRRDKIEHELTDDEILDAQKEAKEWIETHPEWNTWIEGKAYEAIMQQQIKQSFAD, from the coding sequence ATGTCTTGGAAGGATATTCTAACCCAGGCGGTAAAAGACGTAATCGAAATAAACAGAAAAGTATGGGAAGAGGAAATAAAGCCCAGCCTACAGTTTCAATCTGCGATGAAAGCCATGATTGAACAAGATTATGTGTCTGCATTTAATTTGCATATACAGGTTGTGAAGAACAATCCTATCGCTATGTACCATGTTGGGTGCATGCTGTTTACAGGACGCGGTGTTGCAAAAGACTACATGTTGGGATTCGAAACAATTAAGGCCGCATCAGCATGTATTCCCCAGGCTTTAATATCTATAGCTCAGATATATTCAATAGGTTATCCTGGTATCCCACCCAACAAAAAATCCGCTTTGAAATGGTTTACCATATCTACTGTTGTAGATCAGGAATTTTCAGCGCTAAGACGGGATAAAATTGAACACGAGTTGACTGATGATGAAATCTTAGACGCACAAAAGGAAGCAAAGGAATGGATAGAAACTCACCCAGAGTGGAACACCTGGATAGAGGGAAAGGCGTATGAAGCAATTATGCAACAACAAATTAAACAATCTTTCGCGGACTAG
- a CDS encoding RsmB/NOP family class I SAM-dependent RNA methyltransferase — MTYIGRTFRLVCDERAVPVVEGLLRAQGFEFGPEPFYAFARKLIHEPFPLGESLAARFGLIYIQDRSSMLPPLALAPEEGSAVLDMCSAPGSKTSLLSRLVGPQGFVFASEPSADRLATLRANLRRTGSVNTATAKAMAQDLPFDDGAWERIQLDPPCSGWGTVDKNPKVMEVWSGSKTAPLVALQKTLLARAADMLAPGGVVLYSTCTTNIEENEDQVAWAMETLDLDLEPLAEPEGFVFAPPLKDGMDGILRVADDSEGQGFFLARFVKRGGGSATAVRGAQKRDLPGTRLNLSKMVGGDGLDLSGLPPGEVYDFGGKAFFLYERALDLIPGAVRWQGFPLGKVAGRAERAKFTPGPLARVLLPGDPSRATCDVFDADDTAVLERLLAGQSVPFRSGKGPVGLYYRGLPVGWLARKGSRLLWSAK; from the coding sequence ATGACTTATATCGGACGCACCTTCCGGCTGGTCTGCGACGAGCGGGCCGTCCCGGTGGTCGAGGGGCTGTTGCGGGCGCAGGGGTTCGAGTTCGGCCCGGAGCCGTTCTACGCATTCGCCCGCAAGCTGATCCATGAGCCTTTCCCCCTTGGTGAAAGCCTGGCCGCGCGCTTCGGCCTCATCTACATCCAGGACCGGTCGTCCATGCTGCCGCCCCTGGCCCTGGCCCCGGAGGAGGGCAGCGCGGTGCTCGACATGTGCTCCGCGCCGGGCAGCAAGACCAGCCTGCTCTCCCGCCTGGTCGGGCCGCAGGGATTCGTGTTCGCGTCCGAGCCGTCCGCCGACAGGCTGGCCACCCTGCGCGCCAACCTGCGCCGCACCGGGTCGGTCAATACGGCCACGGCCAAGGCCATGGCCCAGGACCTGCCCTTCGACGACGGGGCCTGGGAGCGCATCCAGCTCGACCCGCCGTGCAGCGGCTGGGGGACCGTGGACAAGAATCCCAAGGTCATGGAGGTCTGGTCCGGGTCCAAGACGGCCCCGCTGGTGGCCTTGCAAAAGACGCTCCTGGCCCGCGCGGCTGACATGCTCGCCCCGGGCGGCGTGGTCCTCTATTCCACCTGCACCACCAACATCGAGGAGAACGAGGACCAGGTGGCCTGGGCCATGGAGACGCTTGATCTCGACCTGGAGCCGCTCGCCGAGCCGGAGGGGTTCGTGTTCGCCCCGCCGCTCAAGGACGGCATGGACGGCATCCTGCGCGTGGCCGACGACTCCGAGGGCCAGGGGTTCTTCCTCGCCCGGTTCGTGAAGCGGGGCGGCGGGAGCGCAACGGCGGTGCGCGGTGCGCAAAAACGGGACCTCCCCGGCACCCGGCTGAACCTTTCGAAGATGGTCGGCGGCGACGGGCTGGACCTCTCCGGGCTGCCCCCGGGCGAGGTCTACGACTTCGGCGGCAAGGCGTTCTTCCTGTACGAGCGAGCCCTGGACCTGATCCCCGGCGCGGTGCGCTGGCAGGGGTTCCCGCTGGGCAAGGTGGCGGGCCGCGCCGAGCGCGCCAAGTTCACGCCCGGCCCCCTGGCCCGCGTCCTGCTGCCCGGCGACCCGTCCCGCGCCACCTGCGACGTGTTCGACGCGGACGACACGGCGGTGCTGGAGCGGCTCCTGGCGGGCCAGAGCGTCCCGTTCCGGTCCGGCAAGGGGCCTGTGGGCCTCTATTATCGCGGCCTGCCCGTGGGCTGGCTGGCCCGCAAGGGAAGCCGCCTCCTGTGGTCGGCGAAATAG
- a CDS encoding FG-GAP repeat domain-containing protein: protein MHKRPVTTALLVFATILLLAAPALAQGAKTFAVLPFEYNGPQKYEYFAKAIQASLSSDLEWIGRVEPTLKNLDSVPMPKDKSSALNALRGLGVDYLTYGDIAVLDRTAHIRLDTVSADGNSWTKKGEVGLDEITSWLDSQSKIIQGDVFNRPGYGTSENAQVADNKAETAAPSASPFIMAGSEQQYQTQSLNPQFRYEGGTETTGRWRSQTLPFYSYNMFIADGDADGRNEVFILQESAISAFRFKEGKLQHLNTFELPANVMSVRLEVADLNRDGLPEFIVGAYQFQDQGGVRAPRGFPRSSILSFEGGKFKYVVKKADYFLGVLRIPPTYMPILVGQKKGQRDLFDKHVYEAFIKGDEIETGQTIPVPAFGNVYNLTYLPDGMGYNCVVINNSHKLITYSQTFERLYESDETYNSSGVVIETADKMVGMGGGPTEEHGITYNIPFRTITAPLTSDKRYELLVNRDLSATAQVFKNYKYYTQGEIHSLVYDQVGLNLAWKTRRIKGQVADIALADLNNDGNKQLCVLVNTFTGYGYGNRKTVVLAYDLNLE, encoded by the coding sequence ATGCATAAAAGACCCGTAACCACCGCCCTGCTCGTTTTTGCGACAATCCTGCTCCTGGCCGCCCCGGCCCTGGCCCAGGGAGCAAAGACCTTCGCGGTGCTGCCCTTCGAGTACAACGGGCCTCAGAAATACGAATACTTCGCCAAGGCGATCCAGGCCAGCCTGTCGAGCGACCTGGAGTGGATAGGCCGCGTGGAGCCGACCCTCAAGAACCTGGACTCCGTCCCCATGCCCAAGGACAAGAGCAGCGCCCTGAACGCCCTGCGCGGCCTGGGCGTGGACTACCTCACCTACGGCGACATAGCCGTCCTGGACCGGACCGCCCACATCCGGCTCGACACGGTCAGCGCGGACGGCAATTCCTGGACCAAGAAGGGTGAAGTGGGGCTGGACGAGATCACCTCCTGGCTCGACTCCCAAAGCAAGATCATCCAGGGCGACGTCTTCAACCGCCCCGGCTACGGCACCTCCGAGAACGCCCAGGTGGCGGACAACAAGGCCGAAACGGCCGCGCCCTCCGCCTCCCCGTTCATCATGGCGGGCAGCGAACAGCAATACCAGACCCAGTCTTTGAACCCGCAGTTCCGCTACGAGGGCGGCACCGAGACCACCGGCCGCTGGAGAAGCCAGACCCTGCCCTTCTACTCCTACAACATGTTCATCGCCGACGGCGACGCCGACGGCCGCAACGAAGTCTTCATCCTCCAGGAATCCGCCATTTCCGCCTTCCGCTTCAAGGAAGGCAAGCTCCAGCACCTGAACACCTTCGAGCTGCCCGCCAACGTCATGAGCGTCCGGCTGGAAGTCGCGGACCTGAACCGCGACGGACTGCCGGAGTTCATCGTCGGCGCCTACCAGTTCCAGGACCAGGGCGGCGTCCGCGCCCCCAGGGGATTCCCGCGCTCCAGCATCCTTTCCTTCGAGGGCGGCAAGTTCAAGTACGTGGTCAAGAAGGCCGACTACTTCCTCGGCGTGCTTCGCATCCCGCCCACCTACATGCCCATCCTGGTGGGCCAGAAGAAAGGCCAGCGCGACCTGTTCGACAAGCACGTCTACGAGGCGTTCATCAAGGGCGACGAAATCGAGACCGGCCAGACCATCCCGGTCCCGGCCTTCGGCAACGTCTACAACCTGACCTACCTGCCCGACGGCATGGGCTACAACTGCGTGGTCATCAACAACAGCCACAAGCTGATCACCTACAGCCAGACCTTCGAGCGGCTGTACGAGTCCGACGAGACCTACAACAGCTCCGGCGTGGTCATCGAGACCGCGGACAAGATGGTCGGCATGGGCGGCGGCCCCACCGAGGAACACGGCATCACCTACAACATCCCGTTCCGGACCATCACCGCGCCGCTGACCTCGGACAAGCGGTATGAGCTGCTCGTCAACCGCGACCTCTCGGCCACGGCCCAGGTCTTCAAGAACTACAAGTATTACACCCAGGGCGAGATCCACTCGCTGGTCTACGACCAGGTGGGACTCAACCTGGCCTGGAAGACCCGCCGCATCAAGGGACAGGTGGCCGACATCGCCCTGGCCGACCTGAACAACGACGGCAACAAGCAGTTGTGCGTGCTGGTCAACACCTTCACCGGTTACGGCTACGGCAACCGCAAGACCGTGGTCCTGGCCTACGACCTGAACCTGGAGTAG
- a CDS encoding TRAP transporter substrate-binding protein produces the protein MRKLLTLLAAAMALTGLLAATALAGTMVTYANFPPAKTFPCVQMERWKVEVEKRTNGELTVQTFPGSTLLGPKNMLRGVQTGQADIGCISTAYYPGVFPFMDVVNLPVAFTTTEAASLTMWDLYLKYQPAELKDVKVLTLFTSAPSQIMSKEPVKALDDLSGMPLRASGTILQILSGLGAHGVGMPMSQTPEALQKGVVKGLVSSFDVLKDFNFAESCRYETITNLPVYPFAVIMNKAKWDSLPDDVKKVLDDLGREQSQWTGQYLDNHIKESLQWSKDQYQVEVFELTGAEHDKIKELGTPLVDEWKVAAAKAGIDAETVLADMLALKAKYEAK, from the coding sequence ATGCGAAAACTGCTGACCCTGCTGGCCGCGGCCATGGCCCTGACCGGCCTGCTGGCGGCGACCGCCCTGGCCGGGACCATGGTGACCTACGCCAACTTCCCGCCGGCCAAGACCTTCCCCTGCGTCCAGATGGAGCGGTGGAAGGTTGAAGTCGAAAAACGGACCAACGGCGAACTGACCGTCCAGACCTTCCCCGGCTCCACCCTGCTCGGGCCCAAGAACATGCTGCGCGGCGTCCAGACCGGACAGGCCGACATCGGTTGCATTTCCACCGCCTACTACCCCGGCGTGTTCCCGTTCATGGACGTGGTCAACCTGCCGGTGGCGTTCACCACCACCGAGGCCGCCAGCCTGACCATGTGGGACCTGTACCTCAAGTACCAGCCCGCCGAGCTCAAGGACGTCAAGGTCCTGACCCTGTTCACCTCGGCCCCGTCCCAGATCATGAGCAAGGAACCGGTCAAGGCCCTGGACGACCTGAGCGGCATGCCGCTGCGCGCCTCCGGCACCATCCTCCAGATCCTGAGCGGTCTGGGCGCCCACGGCGTGGGCATGCCCATGTCCCAGACCCCGGAAGCCCTGCAGAAGGGCGTGGTCAAGGGTCTGGTCTCCTCCTTCGACGTGCTCAAGGACTTCAACTTCGCCGAGAGCTGCCGGTACGAGACCATCACCAACCTGCCCGTCTACCCCTTTGCCGTGATCATGAACAAGGCCAAGTGGGACTCCCTGCCCGACGACGTCAAGAAGGTGCTCGACGACCTGGGCCGCGAGCAATCCCAGTGGACCGGCCAGTACCTGGACAACCACATCAAGGAATCCCTGCAGTGGTCCAAGGACCAGTATCAGGTTGAGGTCTTCGAGCTGACCGGCGCCGAGCACGACAAGATCAAGGAGCTCGGCACTCCCCTGGTGGACGAGTGGAAGGTTGCCGCGGCCAAGGCCGGCATCGACGCCGAAACCGTCCTGGCCGACATGCTCGCCCTCAAGGCCAAGTACGAAGCGAAGTAA
- a CDS encoding TRAP transporter small permease, which translates to MAAFSLGFAQRRKAHIAVGILLARFPSWFRRLADTATNGLSCGFFLLAGIETWKWAQFLVQTNEVSETLQIVYHPFVFASSAGCIALAFVLAVDALKVLTAEKAA; encoded by the coding sequence GTGGCCGCCTTCTCCCTGGGCTTTGCCCAACGCCGCAAGGCGCACATCGCCGTGGGCATCCTGCTGGCGCGGTTCCCGTCCTGGTTCCGCAGGCTGGCCGACACCGCGACCAACGGGCTGTCCTGCGGGTTCTTCCTGCTGGCGGGCATCGAGACCTGGAAATGGGCGCAGTTCCTGGTCCAGACCAACGAGGTCTCCGAGACCCTGCAGATCGTCTACCATCCCTTCGTCTTCGCCTCCTCGGCAGGGTGCATCGCCCTCGCCTTCGTGCTGGCGGTGGACGCCCTCAAGGTCCTGACAGCGGAAAAGGCGGCGTAA